In Arsenicicoccus sp. oral taxon 190, the following are encoded in one genomic region:
- a CDS encoding ABC transporter ATP-binding protein: protein MRAAAPVTDQHPQAARPGAAAVRTHDLTKTYGSGDTRVVALDHVDVAFAEGEFTAIMGPSGSGKSTLMHCAAGLDDVTSGHVWVGDTDLTTLSDRQLTRLRREQVGFVFQAFNLLPTLTAQANILLPLQLAGRAPDQEWFDHVVRVLGLQDRLRHKPTELSGGQQQRVAVARALVMRPRVIFADEPTGALDSVTGHELLDFLRRSVRELGQTVVMVTHDPHAATYADRVLLLADGRLAGELREPGADDVLRALRGLGA, encoded by the coding sequence ATGCGCGCAGCAGCGCCCGTCACCGACCAGCACCCCCAGGCAGCCCGGCCCGGGGCCGCGGCGGTGCGCACGCACGACCTGACCAAGACCTACGGCTCCGGGGACACCCGGGTGGTGGCCCTGGACCACGTGGACGTGGCCTTCGCCGAGGGGGAGTTCACGGCGATCATGGGGCCGTCCGGGTCGGGCAAGTCCACCCTGATGCACTGCGCGGCGGGCCTGGACGACGTCACGAGCGGCCACGTGTGGGTGGGAGACACCGACCTGACGACGCTGTCCGACCGGCAGCTGACCCGGCTGCGCCGCGAGCAGGTGGGCTTCGTCTTCCAGGCCTTCAACCTGCTGCCGACGCTGACCGCGCAGGCCAACATCCTGCTGCCGCTGCAGCTGGCGGGTCGGGCCCCGGACCAGGAGTGGTTCGACCACGTGGTGCGGGTGCTGGGCCTGCAGGACCGGCTGCGCCACAAGCCGACCGAGCTCTCCGGCGGTCAGCAGCAGCGCGTCGCCGTGGCGCGGGCGCTCGTGATGCGGCCGCGGGTGATCTTCGCCGACGAACCCACCGGCGCCCTCGACAGCGTCACCGGTCACGAGCTGCTCGACTTCCTGCGCCGCAGCGTCCGCGAGCTCGGCCAGACCGTGGTCATGGTCACCCACGACCCCCACGCCGCCACGTATGCCGACCGCGTGCTGCTGCTCGCCGACGGCCGCCTCGCCGGGGAGCTGCGCGAGCCCGGCGCCGACGACGTGCTGCGGGCGCTCCGCGGGCTGGGGGCGTGA
- a CDS encoding FtsX-like permease family protein, protein MTTSISLALATLRGQARRLVSVLLAIGLGVAFVAATLATGDTFRASLTRDAAGSVGQAAAVVTTSRDTHGSGPATIPAGLPDAIRSAQPGATVRTVVTGGVMQDLGGRQGHLVLQTTPALSGTTTLVAGRLPAAPGEIALTESTAESRHLTVGQVTRLLPAGSGSTAAQGDRATVSARVVGVVRAGRDAVPSPGLPTGFAADRDIWAWTGQQGYRTAYVDTPASPTAVRDRVAALPAAHGLVVRTGEQEKQARVDELTQGSQILTGMLLVFAVVAVFVSALVIANTFAILVAQRTRQLALLRCVGADRSQVRGSVVAEALLVGVVGALAGTALGLALAAGLVRLSQGTTLDLGHLVVTPPAVVVPLLTGIVVTVVAALAPARAATRVAPLAALRPTAVTRVRRVTRVRLVVGSLLTAGGLALLVLGAQRHEMLLGVPGGLLSFLGVLAVGPVVIPALARAVGAVPARLGGVPATLAVENSRRNPARAAATAGALLVGVTLITMMSVGSATGTRSATEALDKKMPVDALVSAPRGLSGGDLQTVRRSGVVQAASLVSTTEATLQAGTTSSRSTVTGAGQDAAAVSRRQQLLTGLDDHTVLLPPTPGVRTGDPVTLTHGSRHVELRADVSADHAEAPVVTAATLTRLDPQARATAWVRLADGKDVGAAAEQLATDTAGIQGAQVEGVGIQRAEMERVMDIVLLVVTGLLGVAVLIALVGIGNTLSLSVLERTQESGLLRALGLTRGQLRTMLGLEALTLAAVGTLVGLLLGVGYGIGGAHALFGGEMPIVAEIPWARLGLVAAVALGAGWLASVIPARRASRVSPAAALATD, encoded by the coding sequence ATGACGACCTCGATCTCGCTGGCCCTCGCCACCCTGCGGGGGCAGGCGCGGCGCCTCGTCAGCGTGCTGCTGGCCATCGGCCTGGGCGTGGCCTTCGTGGCCGCGACCCTGGCCACCGGCGACACCTTCCGGGCGTCGCTGACCCGCGACGCGGCCGGCTCCGTGGGGCAGGCCGCCGCCGTGGTCACCACCTCGCGCGACACCCACGGCTCGGGTCCGGCGACCATCCCCGCGGGGCTGCCGGACGCCATACGGTCGGCCCAGCCGGGGGCCACGGTGCGGACCGTGGTGACCGGTGGCGTGATGCAGGACCTCGGGGGACGCCAGGGGCACCTCGTCCTGCAGACGACACCCGCCCTGTCCGGGACCACGACGCTGGTGGCCGGGCGGCTGCCTGCGGCCCCGGGCGAGATCGCGCTCACCGAGAGCACCGCGGAGTCCCGCCACCTCACGGTCGGTCAGGTCACGCGCCTGCTGCCGGCCGGGAGCGGATCCACGGCCGCGCAGGGCGACCGGGCCACCGTGAGCGCGCGCGTCGTCGGCGTGGTGCGGGCGGGCCGCGACGCTGTCCCGTCCCCGGGTCTCCCCACCGGGTTCGCCGCCGACCGCGACATCTGGGCATGGACCGGGCAGCAGGGCTACCGGACCGCGTATGTCGACACCCCCGCCTCGCCCACCGCCGTCCGGGACCGGGTCGCCGCCCTCCCCGCCGCCCACGGACTCGTCGTGCGCACCGGGGAGCAGGAGAAGCAGGCCCGGGTCGACGAGCTCACCCAGGGCAGCCAGATCCTCACCGGGATGCTGCTCGTCTTCGCGGTGGTGGCGGTCTTCGTCTCGGCGCTGGTCATCGCCAACACCTTCGCGATCCTGGTGGCCCAGCGGACCCGGCAGCTGGCGCTGCTGCGGTGCGTCGGCGCCGACCGGTCCCAGGTGCGCGGCTCGGTCGTCGCCGAGGCGCTGCTCGTCGGGGTGGTCGGCGCGCTCGCCGGCACCGCGCTCGGCCTGGCCCTGGCGGCCGGCCTGGTGCGGCTCTCCCAGGGCACCACCCTCGACCTGGGCCACCTCGTGGTGACCCCGCCCGCGGTGGTCGTGCCGCTCCTCACCGGCATCGTGGTCACCGTCGTCGCCGCGCTGGCGCCGGCCCGGGCGGCCACCCGCGTCGCCCCGCTCGCCGCGCTGCGGCCGACCGCCGTCACGCGGGTCAGGCGCGTCACCCGGGTCCGCCTCGTGGTGGGGTCGCTTCTGACGGCCGGTGGGCTCGCGCTGCTCGTGCTCGGCGCGCAGCGGCACGAGATGCTCCTCGGCGTGCCGGGTGGGCTGCTGTCCTTCCTCGGCGTCCTCGCCGTCGGTCCGGTCGTGATCCCGGCGCTCGCCCGCGCGGTGGGGGCGGTGCCGGCCAGGCTCGGCGGGGTGCCCGCGACCCTCGCGGTGGAGAACTCCCGACGCAACCCGGCCCGGGCCGCGGCCACCGCCGGCGCCCTGCTCGTCGGGGTCACCCTGATCACGATGATGAGCGTCGGCTCCGCCACCGGCACCCGCTCGGCCACCGAGGCGCTCGACAAGAAGATGCCGGTCGACGCCCTGGTCTCGGCGCCGCGCGGCCTGTCCGGAGGCGACCTGCAGACGGTCCGGCGCAGCGGCGTGGTGCAGGCGGCGTCGCTGGTCAGCACCACCGAGGCCACGCTGCAGGCGGGGACGACGTCCTCGCGCAGCACCGTCACCGGCGCGGGTCAGGACGCCGCCGCCGTGTCGCGCCGGCAGCAGCTCCTCACCGGTCTCGACGACCACACCGTGCTGCTGCCCCCGACGCCGGGAGTCCGCACCGGGGACCCGGTCACCCTCACCCACGGCTCGCGTCACGTGGAGCTGCGCGCCGACGTCTCGGCGGACCACGCCGAGGCGCCCGTCGTGACCGCCGCCACGCTCACCCGCCTGGACCCGCAGGCCCGGGCCACCGCCTGGGTCCGGCTCGCCGACGGCAAGGACGTGGGCGCTGCCGCCGAGCAGCTCGCCACGGACACGGCGGGCATCCAGGGCGCCCAGGTCGAGGGCGTCGGCATCCAGCGGGCCGAGATGGAGCGCGTCATGGACATCGTGCTGCTCGTCGTCACCGGGCTGCTGGGGGTGGCGGTCCTCATCGCCCTGGTCGGCATCGGCAACACGCTGAGCCTGTCGGTGCTCGAGCGCACCCAGGAGTCCGGGCTGCTGCGGGCGCTGGGGCTGACCCGCGGCCAGCTGCGGACCATGCTCGGGCTGGAGGCCCTGACCCTCGCGGCCGTGGGCACCCTCGTCGGGCTGCTCCTCGGGGTCGGCTACGGCATCGGCGGCGCGCACGCGCTCTTCGGCGGCGAGATGCCCATCGTCGCCGAGATCCCCTGGGCCCGCCTCGGCCTCGTCGCCGCCGTCGCGCTCGGTGCCGGGTGGCTGGCGTCCGTCATACCGGCTCGTCGGGCGTCCCGGGTGAGCCCCGCCGCGGCCCTGGCCACGGACTGA
- a CDS encoding DUF4235 domain-containing protein, with the protein MGPNVWKLIGTGAAMLAGVVANKIVNSGWQKATGKEAPSDPTNPEVDWKEALAFAAFSGLVIGIARLVAQRQTAKGYVAAVKRQSHDLGDVDLQAQIDARTNKA; encoded by the coding sequence ATGGGACCTAACGTGTGGAAGCTCATCGGGACGGGTGCCGCCATGCTCGCGGGCGTCGTCGCCAACAAGATCGTCAACTCTGGCTGGCAGAAGGCCACGGGCAAGGAAGCCCCCTCCGACCCCACCAACCCCGAGGTGGACTGGAAGGAGGCGCTCGCGTTCGCGGCGTTCTCCGGCCTGGTGATCGGCATCGCGCGCCTCGTGGCGCAGCGGCAGACCGCCAAGGGCTACGTCGCGGCGGTCAAGCGCCAGAGCCACGACCTGGGTGACGTGGACCTGCAGGCCCAGATCGACGCCCGCACCAACAAGGCCTGA
- a CDS encoding ECF transporter S component, translating into MTSTAIPTPTRSGWSVLARRPLLSWRGIDLVVGAVLAVALGVAFWGWDTFLYPFVGRAADVYLPIGSLVLGVWLLPAVAGALLIRRPGAALYVELVAASVEALLGNKWGILVLVSGVLQGLGVELAVALWRWRRFDLTAAVAGGVLAAVLEICAYEWWAYAPDLAWPHKLVYLAFGLISGALIAGVGGRALVAALARSGAVDAFPPAQEARESHLR; encoded by the coding sequence ATGACGTCCACCGCTATCCCCACCCCCACCCGCTCCGGCTGGTCGGTCCTCGCGCGCCGACCGCTGCTGTCCTGGCGGGGGATCGACCTCGTCGTCGGGGCCGTCCTCGCCGTCGCCCTGGGCGTGGCGTTCTGGGGCTGGGACACCTTCCTCTACCCCTTCGTCGGCCGCGCGGCCGACGTCTACCTCCCCATCGGGTCGCTGGTGCTCGGCGTCTGGCTGCTGCCGGCGGTCGCGGGCGCGCTGCTGATCCGGCGTCCCGGGGCGGCGCTCTACGTCGAGCTCGTCGCGGCGTCCGTCGAGGCCCTGCTCGGCAACAAGTGGGGGATCCTCGTGCTGGTCTCCGGGGTGCTGCAGGGGCTCGGCGTCGAGCTGGCCGTCGCCCTGTGGCGGTGGCGTCGCTTCGACCTGACCGCGGCGGTGGCCGGCGGCGTGCTGGCGGCGGTCCTGGAGATCTGCGCCTACGAGTGGTGGGCCTACGCGCCGGACCTGGCGTGGCCGCACAAGCTCGTCTACCTGGCCTTCGGCCTGATCTCGGGGGCCCTGATCGCCGGTGTCGGCGGCCGGGCCCTGGTGGCCGCGCTCGCGCGGTCCGGCGCCGTCGACGCCTTCCCCCCGGCCCAGGAAGCCCGTGAGTCGCACCTCCGCTGA
- a CDS encoding ATP-binding cassette domain-containing protein, whose protein sequence is MSRTSADLPGLDEGPRGALVEVETLTWRPYGAAAAVLDEVTLQVEPGDRVLLAGASGSGKSTLLRALAGVLEDTGGGELSGSVSISGCVSGSGSLSGPGQVGLLLQDPGDAVVARTVGRDVAFGPECAGVPRDATWARVHAALDAVTFPYAASHETRALSGGETQRLALAGVLALRPGLLLLDEPCSMLDPDAARAVRDAVVAAVSASGATLVVVEHRLEHWMDVCDRLLVLGDGGRVVADGPLRPMLAEQGAALAARGLWVPGVAAPQPLRVPTDLVGTDDPVLVQARLDRVERAVQPGLASWQVEHPPRVAVSSVSLQARPGEVVALTGASGAGKSTVLACLGGLLAPTAGEVSLSVPDRAAASGPDSRPGLGPDSALDQPRTSAGDAAHLGWVAQRPDLPIVARTVWDESLATARALGLEDDAARDRAYALLDLVGLGERHASDPHALSGGGQRRLSIVAALVHRPGLLLLDEPTVGQDRQTWAVVAGLAAAHAAGGGTVVMASHDRDLVAHASREQPLARPGGPVAEPRRRGQGLAAYASPLPLLLLSVVAAVVGLALPGVAAGFGVLGVELLVLLALCGLRWPQPVLRLVPLAIGAVSLWWSNWLWSEARDPVAALLPALRMTTAALPGVVLAGYLEPFALGDALGQRLHLPARPVVAATVALQRFDELRATVGELRAVRRVRGVLGRGVRDAAGLTFALLVLALRQAGRMAVAMEARGFSSAVMRSGGRTWAEPARWGRTDLGVVASALLVLLAGAVGHLA, encoded by the coding sequence GTGAGTCGCACCTCCGCTGACCTGCCCGGCCTCGACGAGGGCCCGAGGGGGGCTCTCGTCGAGGTCGAGACCCTCACCTGGCGGCCCTACGGCGCCGCGGCCGCGGTCCTCGACGAGGTGACGCTGCAGGTGGAGCCCGGGGACCGGGTGCTGCTCGCCGGCGCCTCAGGATCCGGCAAGTCCACGCTGCTGCGGGCCCTGGCCGGCGTGCTCGAGGACACCGGGGGCGGTGAGCTCAGCGGCTCGGTCTCCATCTCCGGATGTGTCTCCGGCTCCGGCTCTCTCTCCGGCCCCGGGCAGGTCGGCCTGCTGCTGCAGGACCCGGGCGATGCCGTGGTCGCCCGGACCGTGGGTCGGGACGTCGCCTTCGGCCCCGAGTGCGCCGGGGTGCCGCGCGACGCGACCTGGGCGCGGGTGCACGCCGCGCTCGACGCGGTCACCTTCCCGTATGCCGCCTCCCACGAGACCCGGGCGCTGTCCGGCGGGGAGACCCAACGCCTCGCCCTCGCCGGCGTCCTGGCGCTGCGCCCGGGGCTGCTGCTGCTCGACGAGCCGTGCTCGATGCTCGACCCCGACGCGGCCCGCGCGGTGCGCGACGCGGTCGTCGCAGCCGTGTCGGCCTCGGGGGCGACGCTCGTCGTGGTCGAGCACCGGCTCGAGCACTGGATGGACGTCTGCGACCGGCTGCTGGTGCTGGGCGACGGGGGCCGCGTCGTGGCCGACGGCCCGCTGCGACCGATGCTGGCGGAGCAGGGCGCGGCGCTCGCGGCGCGGGGTCTGTGGGTGCCGGGGGTCGCGGCGCCGCAGCCGCTGCGGGTCCCCACCGACCTGGTCGGCACCGACGACCCGGTCCTCGTGCAGGCGCGCCTGGACCGCGTCGAACGCGCCGTCCAGCCCGGGCTCGCGTCGTGGCAGGTCGAGCACCCGCCGCGCGTCGCCGTGAGCTCGGTGTCCCTGCAGGCCCGGCCGGGCGAGGTCGTGGCCCTGACCGGAGCCTCCGGGGCGGGCAAGTCGACGGTCCTGGCCTGCCTGGGCGGGCTCCTCGCACCGACGGCGGGCGAGGTCTCCCTGAGCGTGCCGGACCGCGCGGCGGCCAGCGGTCCCGACAGCCGTCCCGGCCTCGGTCCCGACAGCGCTCTCGATCAGCCTCGCACCTCGGCGGGGGACGCCGCGCACCTCGGCTGGGTGGCGCAGCGCCCGGACCTGCCGATCGTCGCGCGCACCGTGTGGGACGAGTCCCTCGCCACGGCCCGGGCCCTCGGCCTCGAGGACGACGCGGCCCGCGACCGGGCGTACGCCCTCCTGGACCTCGTCGGGCTGGGGGAGCGCCACGCCTCGGACCCCCACGCGCTGTCGGGCGGCGGGCAGCGGCGGCTCTCGATCGTTGCCGCCCTCGTCCACCGCCCGGGGCTGCTGCTGCTGGACGAGCCCACGGTGGGGCAGGACCGCCAGACCTGGGCGGTGGTGGCCGGGCTGGCGGCGGCGCACGCCGCGGGTGGCGGGACCGTGGTGATGGCCAGCCACGACCGGGACCTCGTCGCCCACGCGTCGCGCGAGCAGCCCCTCGCGCGGCCGGGCGGCCCCGTCGCGGAGCCGCGGCGTCGGGGGCAGGGGTTGGCGGCATACGCCTCGCCGTTGCCGTTGCTGCTGCTGAGCGTCGTCGCCGCGGTGGTCGGGCTGGCGCTGCCGGGCGTCGCGGCCGGCTTCGGGGTGCTGGGGGTGGAGCTGCTGGTCCTGCTCGCGCTGTGCGGGCTGCGGTGGCCGCAACCGGTGCTCCGGCTGGTCCCGCTCGCGATCGGCGCCGTGTCCCTGTGGTGGAGCAACTGGCTGTGGTCCGAGGCCCGCGACCCCGTCGCGGCGCTCCTGCCCGCCCTGCGGATGACGACCGCCGCGCTGCCCGGCGTCGTCCTGGCCGGATACCTCGAACCCTTCGCGCTCGGCGACGCGCTCGGGCAACGCCTGCACCTGCCGGCGCGGCCGGTGGTGGCGGCCACCGTGGCGCTGCAGCGGTTCGACGAGCTGCGGGCGACCGTGGGAGAGCTGCGCGCCGTGCGCCGGGTGCGGGGCGTGCTGGGCCGGGGGGTGCGGGACGCGGCGGGGCTGACCTTCGCGCTGCTGGTCCTGGCGCTGCGGCAGGCAGGTCGTATGGCGGTCGCGATGGAGGCACGCGGCTTCTCGTCGGCGGTGATGCGCTCCGGCGGCCGGACCTGGGCCGAGCCGGCGCGGTGGGGTCGCACCGACCTCGGGGTGGTGGCTAGCGCGCTGCTGGTCCTGCTGGCTGGGGCCGTGGGTCACCTGGCGTGA
- a CDS encoding LPXTG cell wall anchor domain-containing protein, whose product MTRRARAAAAALGIAATTLTPLTSGSTAAALGTPRPTGAVVASNELVYLRVSSSPNGPWGSTLAGGIFPAGHRIAPGKPVTGTFYVKNASPDTAVLSLSSLPDPLASEGKVANLLRVAAGIDGPAAPSATDPTVAALSTTATELATATVAPGRVVRVELAALLPSSTRSAEGEDCVWDTPITVSLAMAPSTGDKGIPSPVSPAVPGEGAAPGREPSGGAHRQGQAGGARASRGTRNAAPDAFSSASSPLAGALAHTGAEVIVLLLAGGGATALGILLLVLARRRRRDDDAAPAPADAP is encoded by the coding sequence ATGACCCGCCGGGCCCGCGCCGCCGCGGCCGCGCTGGGGATCGCAGCAACAACCCTGACCCCGCTGACCTCCGGGAGCACGGCTGCCGCCCTCGGCACGCCGCGCCCCACGGGCGCCGTCGTCGCCAGCAACGAGCTGGTCTACCTCAGGGTGTCGTCGAGTCCCAACGGGCCGTGGGGTTCCACCCTGGCTGGTGGCATCTTCCCCGCTGGCCATCGCATCGCCCCCGGCAAGCCTGTGACCGGCACGTTCTACGTCAAGAACGCCTCGCCGGACACAGCGGTGCTGAGCCTGTCCTCGCTGCCCGACCCGCTCGCCAGCGAAGGGAAGGTCGCCAACCTGTTGAGGGTCGCTGCAGGCATCGACGGACCTGCCGCCCCTTCAGCCACCGACCCGACGGTGGCGGCGCTGAGCACGACCGCGACGGAGCTCGCGACGGCTACGGTGGCACCCGGTCGCGTCGTGCGCGTCGAGCTGGCCGCCTTGCTTCCGTCCAGCACCCGAAGTGCCGAGGGAGAAGACTGCGTGTGGGACACCCCCATCACGGTCTCCCTGGCGATGGCGCCTTCGACCGGAGACAAGGGCATCCCCTCACCCGTGAGCCCGGCCGTCCCGGGCGAGGGAGCGGCCCCTGGGCGCGAGCCGAGCGGGGGCGCCCACCGTCAGGGCCAGGCTGGAGGCGCGCGCGCGAGCCGCGGCACGCGCAACGCGGCACCCGATGCTTTCAGCTCCGCGTCGAGCCCCCTGGCCGGCGCGCTGGCGCACACGGGCGCCGAGGTGATCGTCCTGCTCCTGGCGGGAGGTGGGGCGACCGCGCTCGGCATTCTGCTGCTGGTCCTGGCACGCCGGCGCCGCCGTGACGACGACGCAGCTCCCGCACCCGCCGACGCCCCCTGA